In the genome of Gloeomargarita sp. SRBZ-1_bins_9, one region contains:
- the miaA gene encoding tRNA (adenosine(37)-N6)-dimethylallyltransferase MiaA: protein MAGPTASGKTDLAIALAQELGSVIINADSRQIYQGLDIGTAKPTPAQRALVPHHLVDWVPPTATVTVAEYQQAAQALIADYQRRGITPLLVGGSGLYIQAVVQGLKIPPVPPQPQLRQQLATYSQPERYQFLQQVDPASAAKIHPHDAVRTLRALEVYYVTGTPLSQCQGQAPPDYPVLFLYLDSQQLAQRIARRTAQMFAQGLVEETQYLRATYGADLPLLKTLGYREVGLYLDRAIDLEQARALVIHHTRRLAKQQRTWFRAQPGRVHLEADRPDLVPYAWQKVQDFLRAISY from the coding sequence ATCGCCGGACCAACAGCCAGCGGCAAAACGGACTTGGCCATCGCTTTAGCCCAAGAGCTCGGCAGCGTCATTATTAATGCGGATTCGCGTCAGATTTACCAGGGGTTGGACATTGGTACGGCCAAACCCACGCCAGCGCAACGGGCATTGGTGCCTCACCATCTTGTGGACTGGGTGCCGCCGACAGCAACGGTGACCGTAGCCGAGTATCAACAGGCCGCCCAAGCCCTGATTGCCGATTACCAGCGCCGGGGGATTACGCCGTTACTGGTGGGGGGCAGTGGGCTATACATCCAGGCCGTGGTCCAGGGGTTAAAGATTCCGCCGGTGCCGCCCCAACCCCAGTTACGCCAGCAACTGGCCACCTACAGCCAGCCAGAGCGCTATCAGTTTTTGCAGCAGGTGGACCCTGCCAGTGCCGCCAAAATCCATCCCCACGACGCCGTGCGCACCCTGCGGGCCTTGGAGGTCTATTATGTGACCGGCACTCCCTTGTCCCAATGCCAAGGCCAAGCCCCGCCGGACTATCCGGTACTGTTTCTCTATCTCGACAGCCAGCAATTGGCCCAACGCATTGCCCGGCGCACCGCCCAGATGTTTGCCCAGGGGCTGGTGGAGGAAACCCAGTATCTGCGAGCCACCTACGGCGCCGATTTACCCCTGCTCAAAACCTTGGGCTATCGGGAAGTAGGCCTGTATCTGGACAGAGCCATAGACCTGGAACAGGCCAGAGCCCTGGTCATCCACCACACCCGCCGGTTGGCCAAGCAACAGCGCACCTGGTTTCGCGCTCAACCAGGACGGGTCCATCTGGAGGCCGACCGACCTGACCTGGTCCCTTATGCCTGGCAAAAAGTGCAGGATTTTCTGAGGGCCATCAGCTACTGA
- a CDS encoding ABC transporter permease yields the protein MKAGLLKNWWHNHLARWGLVLLLVLYTAMVFADFLAPYDPYQGREEGTLLPPTAIEWRPWPHVYPTRQGPLNLETGDRELIVDRTQPKPVRLLVRGYTYDWLKLTLPIPQRTQRGWQVQDWVVFPGIRSDWHLFGVEAPAYLHLLGTDDQGRDQFSRLLLGSRISLSVGLVGIAVTFPIGVVLGGIAGYAGGWVDALLMRLVEVLMSIPSIYLLVALAAVLPPGLTSAQRFLLIVFITSFVNWAGLARVVRGQVLSIKEQGFVQAARALGASPWGILWRHVLPQTSTYVIIAATLTVPGFIVAESVLSLIGLGIEQPDASWGNMLSLATNVSILLLHPWLVWPPALLIVLAVLGFNLLGDGLRDVLDPRQSSR from the coding sequence ATGAAGGCCGGCCTTCTGAAAAATTGGTGGCACAATCATCTGGCCCGGTGGGGGCTGGTCCTCCTGCTGGTGCTCTACACGGCCATGGTGTTTGCGGATTTCTTGGCTCCCTACGACCCCTACCAAGGGCGTGAGGAGGGGACCTTACTACCGCCGACAGCCATTGAATGGCGTCCCTGGCCCCACGTCTATCCCACTCGCCAGGGGCCGTTGAACCTGGAAACGGGGGACCGGGAACTCATCGTGGACCGAACGCAGCCCAAGCCAGTGCGTCTGTTGGTGCGGGGCTATACCTACGACTGGTTAAAACTCACGCTGCCGATTCCCCAGCGCACCCAGCGGGGCTGGCAGGTGCAGGATTGGGTGGTATTTCCGGGGATCCGCAGCGATTGGCACCTGTTTGGGGTCGAGGCGCCGGCTTACTTGCATCTGTTGGGGACCGATGACCAGGGACGGGACCAGTTCAGCCGTCTGTTGCTGGGGAGTCGCATCAGCCTGTCGGTGGGGTTGGTGGGGATTGCCGTCACCTTTCCCATTGGGGTGGTGCTGGGGGGCATCGCCGGGTACGCCGGGGGCTGGGTGGATGCCCTGCTGATGCGCCTGGTGGAGGTGCTCATGTCCATTCCTAGCATCTATCTACTGGTGGCCTTGGCGGCGGTGTTACCCCCCGGCCTGACCAGCGCCCAGCGCTTTTTGCTCATTGTGTTTATTACTTCGTTTGTGAACTGGGCTGGGTTAGCGCGGGTGGTGCGGGGACAGGTGCTGAGCATCAAGGAACAGGGGTTTGTGCAGGCGGCGCGGGCGTTGGGAGCCAGTCCCTGGGGCATTCTCTGGCGCCATGTCCTCCCCCAAACCAGCACCTACGTCATCATTGCCGCTACTCTCACAGTGCCGGGCTTTATTGTGGCAGAGTCGGTGCTGAGTTTGATCGGGCTGGGGATCGAGCAGCCGGATGCCTCCTGGGGCAATATGCTGTCGCTGGCCACCAATGTCTCCATCCTGCTGTTGCATCCTTGGCTGGTGTGGCCGCCAGCGCTGCTGATTGTCCTGGCGGTGCTGGGGTTTAATTTGTTGGGGGATGGCCTACGGGATGTGCTCGACCCCCGCCAGAGTAGCCGTTAA
- a CDS encoding iron ABC transporter permease — protein MKYRFGRWLSVWGWGGLVVAGVFSIPVLVVLASVFTPRPEVWQHLWRTVLPTYIANTLILAGGVAVGVVTVGVATAWLVGVCEFPGRRFWEWALVLPFAAPAYVLAFAYTELLEVFGPVQRWLREVTGWQVGQYWFPHIRSLPGAIVMFVCVLYPYVYLLVRASFRQQSRALLEASRLLGHSLWGTFWRVALPLARPAMMAGLALALMETLADFGVVDYFGVLVFTTGIYRTWYNLGDRIAATQLSVCLLVFVFALVALELVSRQQVRYADKGTPTPPTRLYLKGPVAVMAWLTCAVPVTIGFGIPGGVLLELAVRYRTETFDATFWASARHTCFLAVLTAVLALGIALFLGYGQRLLGGGPVAWVSRLAAMGYAVPGSVIAVGVLLVLGWLDGALGRMVVGGTVAALIFAYLVRYLALALSAVEAGLARLAPELDEAARSLGHRPWSALWRVHIPLMAGTLASAAILVFVDVAKELPATLIIRPFNFDTLAVRVYRYAQDSRLIEASGPALALVVVGMVPVLVLCRQIARESDQ, from the coding sequence ATGAAATATCGGTTTGGGCGATGGCTGTCGGTGTGGGGGTGGGGCGGGCTGGTGGTCGCCGGGGTCTTTTCCATCCCGGTGTTGGTGGTCTTAGCCAGCGTGTTCACGCCCCGCCCAGAGGTGTGGCAACACCTGTGGAGGACAGTTCTCCCAACGTACATCGCCAATACGTTGATTTTGGCAGGGGGGGTGGCTGTTGGTGTGGTGACGGTGGGGGTGGCCACGGCTTGGCTGGTGGGGGTGTGTGAATTTCCGGGGCGGCGGTTTTGGGAGTGGGCTTTGGTGTTGCCCTTTGCTGCACCGGCTTATGTCCTGGCATTTGCCTACACGGAATTGTTGGAGGTGTTTGGGCCGGTCCAGCGCTGGCTGCGGGAAGTGACGGGTTGGCAGGTGGGACAGTACTGGTTCCCCCATATCCGCTCGCTCCCTGGTGCCATTGTGATGTTTGTCTGCGTGCTGTATCCCTATGTCTATCTGCTGGTGCGGGCGAGTTTTCGGCAACAGTCCCGGGCGCTGCTGGAGGCCAGCCGATTGCTGGGGCATTCCCTGTGGGGGACGTTTTGGCGGGTAGCGCTGCCTCTGGCCCGTCCGGCGATGATGGCGGGGTTGGCCTTGGCCCTAATGGAAACCCTGGCGGATTTTGGGGTGGTAGACTACTTTGGGGTGCTGGTGTTTACCACAGGGATTTACCGCACCTGGTACAACCTGGGGGACCGCATCGCGGCTACGCAGTTGTCGGTCTGTTTGCTGGTGTTTGTGTTTGCCCTGGTGGCGTTGGAGTTGGTTTCGCGACAGCAGGTGCGCTATGCGGACAAGGGCACGCCCACACCCCCAACACGGCTGTATCTCAAGGGTCCGGTGGCCGTCATGGCCTGGTTGACCTGTGCGGTGCCGGTGACGATTGGGTTTGGCATTCCAGGGGGGGTGCTGCTGGAGCTGGCGGTGCGCTACCGCACGGAGACCTTTGACGCCACATTTTGGGCCTCGGCTCGCCATACCTGCTTCTTGGCGGTGCTGACGGCGGTACTGGCTTTGGGGATAGCTCTGTTTTTGGGGTATGGGCAGCGGTTGCTGGGGGGCGGCCCGGTGGCTTGGGTTTCTCGCCTAGCGGCCATGGGCTATGCCGTACCGGGGTCGGTGATTGCCGTGGGGGTACTGCTGGTGCTGGGGTGGCTAGACGGTGCCCTCGGCCGGATGGTGGTGGGGGGAACGGTGGCGGCTCTCATCTTTGCCTACCTGGTGCGGTACTTGGCCCTGGCCCTGAGCGCGGTGGAGGCGGGTTTGGCGCGCCTTGCACCGGAGTTGGACGAGGCAGCCCGCAGTTTGGGTCACCGGCCCTGGAGTGCCCTGTGGCGGGTGCATATACCCCTGATGGCCGGGACATTAGCCAGCGCAGCCATTTTGGTGTTTGTGGATGTGGCTAAGGAGTTGCCGGCTACGCTCATCATCCGCCCTTTTAATTTCGACACGCTGGCGGTGCGGGTTTATCGCTACGCCCAGGATTCCCGCTTGATCGAGGCGTCTGGTCCGGCGCTGGCCCTGGTGGTGGTGGGCATGGTCCCGGTGCTGGTTTTGTGTCGCCAAATCGCCCGCGAGTCAGATCAGTAG
- a CDS encoding MazG family protein, with amino-acid sequence MTPLHLLAAAQLADERGTIPLPALIQGIAQPSDLAQVLDHCPPEQWICLWHGESLLFQGERRHLPTQPWPYPLQVYLPDPVRESYRQLVDVVAELRHPQRGCPWDLAQTPQSLTPYILEEAYETVHAIQTGQPAAIQEELGDLLLQVVLQAQIAQETGQFSVVEVAQGLSAKLIRRHPHVFGDVAVTDVQTVRRNWEAIKHQEQGHSLAEKLQHYGETFPPLLAAAKIYQKLKSHHRLPDETTADIKTLQALWERYWQQPNPQTLGQLLFGLVAAAVEHHLDPHLALEHINHAYISHCRSS; translated from the coding sequence ATGACCCCCTTGCACCTGCTTGCTGCGGCGCAACTGGCAGATGAGCGGGGAACCATCCCCCTACCGGCCCTGATTCAGGGAATTGCCCAGCCCTCAGACCTGGCCCAAGTCCTAGACCATTGCCCCCCCGAACAATGGATCTGCCTTTGGCATGGGGAATCCTTGCTGTTTCAGGGAGAGCGCCGACACCTGCCCACCCAGCCCTGGCCCTACCCCCTGCAGGTCTATCTCCCCGACCCCGTGCGGGAAAGCTACCGGCAACTAGTGGACGTGGTGGCCGAGCTGCGCCATCCCCAACGCGGCTGTCCCTGGGATTTGGCCCAAACCCCCCAGAGCCTGACCCCCTACATCCTGGAGGAGGCCTACGAAACTGTCCACGCCATCCAAACAGGCCAGCCCGCTGCCATCCAGGAAGAACTAGGGGATTTACTCCTGCAAGTGGTTCTACAAGCGCAAATTGCCCAGGAAACCGGCCAGTTTTCCGTGGTGGAAGTCGCCCAGGGCCTCAGCGCCAAACTCATCCGCCGCCACCCCCATGTTTTTGGGGACGTAGCCGTAACTGACGTGCAGACTGTGCGCCGCAACTGGGAAGCCATCAAACACCAGGAGCAGGGCCACTCGCTGGCAGAAAAATTGCAGCACTACGGCGAGACCTTTCCCCCCTTGCTGGCCGCCGCCAAAATCTACCAAAAGCTCAAATCCCACCACCGACTTCCCGACGAGACTACAGCAGATATCAAGACGCTTCAGGCCCTATGGGAGCGCTACTGGCAACAGCCGAACCCGCAGACCCTCGGGCAGTTATTGTTTGGGTTGGTGGCTGCTGCGGTGGAGCATCACCTGGACCCACACCTGGCCCTAGAACACATCAACCACGCCTACATTTCTCACTGCCGCTCGTCTTGA
- a CDS encoding DUF3155 domain-containing protein gives MARRRKRRSRRRLEGKKILECVPQYVLDSGEDKPVTAARRFIHAHGITPPALLLVRRNEHTVDRFFWAEKGLFGAQYVEENHFLFPSLRAHEATVSVAK, from the coding sequence TTGGCTAGGAGACGGAAACGGCGGAGTCGGCGGCGTTTGGAAGGTAAGAAAATTCTGGAGTGTGTACCCCAGTATGTGTTGGACAGTGGTGAGGACAAACCCGTAACGGCGGCTCGGCGATTTATCCACGCCCATGGGATTACGCCACCGGCGCTGTTGCTGGTTCGCCGGAATGAACACACGGTTGACCGTTTCTTCTGGGCGGAAAAGGGGTTGTTCGGGGCGCAATACGTGGAGGAGAATCATTTCCTGTTCCCCAGTTTGCGTGCCCACGAGGCAACGGTGAGCGTAGCCAAGTAG
- the ispD gene encoding 2-C-methyl-D-erythritol 4-phosphate cytidylyltransferase, whose protein sequence is MYVLIAAAGQGKRMGHDRNKLLLSLQGRPLLTWTLERVLQAQPTWVGIMAQPVDWPDFQRICDALSPPVPVQLIPGGETRQASVWNGLQALPPQATTVLIHDGARCLASPDLFRRCQIALTQAVGAIAAIPVKDTIKVVKDPPRIDHTPERQHLWAAQTPQGFQVEVLKTCHRRAREEGWQTTDDAALLERYGYPVQVVPGEETNLKMTTPADLLLAQALLSQGLQGQ, encoded by the coding sequence ATGTACGTGCTGATCGCCGCCGCCGGTCAGGGCAAACGCATGGGGCATGACCGGAACAAGCTTTTGCTGTCGCTACAGGGGCGGCCCCTGTTGACCTGGACCTTGGAACGGGTGTTGCAAGCGCAGCCCACCTGGGTAGGCATCATGGCCCAACCGGTGGACTGGCCCGATTTCCAGCGCATTTGCGACGCCCTATCGCCGCCAGTTCCCGTGCAGTTGATTCCCGGGGGCGAAACGCGGCAAGCGTCGGTCTGGAACGGCCTACAGGCCCTGCCCCCCCAAGCCACCACCGTCCTGATTCACGATGGCGCCCGCTGTTTGGCCAGTCCCGACCTGTTCCGGCGTTGTCAAATAGCCTTAACCCAAGCGGTAGGGGCCATTGCGGCCATCCCCGTCAAGGACACCATCAAGGTGGTGAAGGACCCACCCCGGATTGACCACACGCCGGAGCGCCAGCACCTGTGGGCCGCCCAAACCCCCCAGGGATTCCAGGTGGAGGTGCTGAAAACCTGTCACCGGCGCGCCCGCGAGGAAGGCTGGCAAACCACAGACGACGCCGCCCTGCTCGAGCGCTACGGTTATCCCGTCCAGGTGGTCCCGGGGGAAGAAACCAACCTGAAAATGACCACACCGGCTGACCTGTTACTCGCCCAGGCCCTGCTGTCCCAAGGTCTCCAGGGGCAGTAG
- the gyrB gene encoding DNA topoisomerase (ATP-hydrolyzing) subunit B encodes MTAAYGAEQIQVLEGLEAVRRRPGMYIGSTGPKGLHHLVYEVVDNSVDEALAGFCTHIEVDLHPDGSVVVTDNGRGIPTGIHPKTGKSALETVMTVLHAGGKFGGENGGYKVSGGLHGVGVSVVNALSCWVEVTVWREGRQFRQRYERGKPVTELHSEPLTEPRRGTAVAFCPDPEIFKETTEFDFALLTTRLRELAYLNAGIHIALRDYRKQPPRIETFCYLGGIREYVAYLNQDKQPLHEEVIYIQGERNHILVEVALQWCSDAYSENLLGFANNIRTVDGGTHLEGLKAVLTRTLNHLARKRNKLKEQDANLAGEHIREGLTGIISVKVPNPEFEGQTKTKLGNTEVRGIVDSLVGEALLEYLEMRPQVADAILDKAIQAYQAAEAARRARELVRRKSVLESSTLPGKLADCSSRDPRECELFIVEGDSAGGSAKQARDRRYQAILPLRGKIINIEKTDDARVYKNAEIQALIMAIGLGIKGEEFDPSKLRYHRIILLTDADVDGAHIRTLLLTFFYRYQRPIIEQGYIYIGCPPLYKLERARPREVIYCYNDRELERVKQELPASAHYTIQRFKGLGEMMPEQLWETTMNPETRTLKQVTIEDAAEADRLFTILMGDRVPPRREFIETYASQLRWDELDI; translated from the coding sequence ATGACGGCCGCCTACGGGGCTGAGCAGATTCAGGTTTTGGAGGGGTTGGAAGCGGTCCGGCGGCGGCCAGGGATGTACATCGGCAGTACGGGACCCAAGGGGTTGCACCACCTGGTGTACGAAGTGGTGGACAATTCGGTGGACGAGGCGCTGGCGGGTTTTTGCACCCATATTGAAGTGGATTTGCACCCGGATGGTTCGGTGGTGGTGACGGACAACGGGCGCGGCATCCCGACGGGCATCCACCCCAAGACGGGGAAATCGGCCCTGGAGACGGTGATGACGGTCTTGCACGCCGGGGGCAAGTTTGGTGGGGAAAACGGTGGCTACAAGGTGTCCGGGGGCTTGCACGGGGTGGGGGTGTCGGTGGTCAATGCCCTGTCTTGCTGGGTGGAGGTGACGGTCTGGCGGGAAGGACGGCAGTTTCGCCAGCGCTATGAACGGGGCAAGCCGGTGACTGAGCTGCACAGTGAACCCCTGACGGAGCCGCGCCGGGGAACAGCAGTGGCCTTTTGCCCAGACCCGGAAATTTTTAAGGAAACCACCGAGTTTGATTTCGCCCTGCTGACGACGCGCCTGCGGGAGTTGGCCTATTTGAATGCGGGGATTCATATCGCTCTGCGGGACTACCGGAAACAACCCCCCCGCATCGAAACGTTTTGTTATTTGGGGGGCATCCGCGAGTACGTGGCCTACCTGAACCAGGACAAACAACCCCTGCACGAGGAGGTGATCTACATCCAGGGGGAGCGGAACCATATCCTGGTGGAGGTGGCCCTCCAGTGGTGCAGCGATGCCTACAGCGAGAACCTACTAGGGTTTGCCAATAACATCCGCACCGTGGATGGGGGCACCCACCTGGAGGGACTCAAGGCGGTCTTGACACGCACCCTCAATCATCTGGCCCGCAAGCGCAATAAGCTCAAGGAGCAGGATGCCAATTTGGCGGGTGAACATATCCGCGAGGGACTGACAGGGATCATTTCCGTGAAGGTGCCCAACCCGGAGTTTGAGGGGCAAACCAAGACCAAGCTGGGCAATACGGAGGTACGGGGGATTGTGGATTCCCTGGTGGGGGAAGCCCTCCTGGAGTACTTAGAAATGCGCCCCCAGGTGGCCGATGCCATTTTGGACAAGGCGATTCAGGCCTATCAAGCGGCGGAGGCGGCACGACGGGCGCGGGAGCTGGTGCGGCGCAAATCGGTTTTAGAGTCCTCCACACTGCCTGGCAAATTAGCCGATTGCAGCAGCCGTGACCCCCGGGAATGCGAGCTGTTTATCGTGGAGGGGGACAGCGCTGGCGGCAGTGCCAAACAAGCCCGGGACCGGCGTTACCAGGCCATCTTGCCCTTGCGAGGCAAAATCATCAACATCGAAAAAACGGACGACGCCCGGGTGTATAAAAACGCGGAAATTCAGGCCCTGATCATGGCCATCGGTTTGGGGATCAAGGGGGAAGAGTTTGACCCGAGTAAGTTGCGCTATCACCGCATTATCTTGTTAACGGATGCCGATGTGGATGGGGCGCACATTCGCACCCTGCTGCTGACCTTTTTCTATCGCTATCAACGGCCTATTATTGAACAGGGCTATATCTACATCGGTTGCCCGCCCTTGTACAAGCTGGAACGTGCCCGGCCTCGGGAAGTGATCTATTGCTACAACGACCGGGAGTTGGAACGGGTGAAACAGGAATTACCGGCCAGCGCCCATTACACGATCCAACGCTTCAAGGGGTTGGGGGAAATGATGCCGGAGCAACTCTGGGAAACCACCATGAACCCGGAAACCCGTACCCTAAAACAGGTGACGATTGAGGATGCGGCGGAGGCAGACCGACTGTTTACGATTCTCATGGGGGACCGGGTGCCGCCCCGGCGGGAGTTCATCGAAACCTATGCTTCCCAATTGCGCTGGGACGAGTTAGATATTTAA